A part of Actinomycetota bacterium genomic DNA contains:
- a CDS encoding trypsin-like peptidase domain-containing protein → MDEMPAKVLGELQDAAQAVARTAGRSVVGIGHGWGLGSGVVIGDGLVLTNAHNVGGPEVAVTFAGGRTVAGQVVGADVDGDLAVVRVDTGDTPALAWEPTGDGTGDDADEAGLAVGAVVFALANPGGRGLRVTVGMVSAVSQAFRGPRGRRVTGTVEHTAPLVRGSSGGPIVDLEGRLVGINTNRLGEGFYAAIPAGAGLKARVDALTRGEAPHRPHLGVGLVPGRAARHLRRSVGLPDRDGVLVRVVEPGGPAAEAGVRAGDLIVSAGGAPVARVDDLHAALDALPTGQPLALGLVRGADELSVTVSWPE, encoded by the coding sequence ATGGACGAGATGCCGGCAAAGGTGCTCGGGGAGTTGCAGGATGCGGCCCAGGCCGTGGCCCGGACGGCCGGCCGTTCTGTGGTCGGGATCGGCCACGGCTGGGGCCTGGGTTCGGGGGTGGTCATCGGTGACGGGCTGGTCCTCACCAACGCCCACAACGTGGGCGGTCCCGAGGTGGCGGTGACGTTCGCGGGCGGGCGTACGGTGGCCGGCCAGGTGGTCGGGGCCGACGTCGACGGCGACCTGGCCGTGGTCCGGGTCGACACCGGCGACACGCCGGCACTGGCCTGGGAACCGACCGGTGACGGCACCGGGGACGATGCCGACGAGGCCGGGCTGGCCGTGGGGGCGGTGGTGTTCGCCCTGGCTAACCCCGGGGGCCGGGGCCTGCGGGTCACGGTGGGCATGGTCTCGGCCGTCAGCCAGGCCTTCCGGGGCCCGAGGGGGAGGCGGGTGACGGGCACGGTGGAGCACACCGCCCCGCTGGTGCGGGGGTCGTCGGGCGGGCCCATCGTCGACCTCGAGGGCCGGCTGGTGGGCATCAACACCAACCGCCTGGGCGAGGGGTTCTACGCCGCCATCCCCGCCGGTGCAGGGCTCAAGGCCCGCGTCGACGCCCTGACCCGGGGCGAGGCGCCCCACCGGCCCCACCTCGGGGTGGGCCTGGTGCCGGGCCGGGCCGCCCGCCACCTGCGCCGATCGGTCGGGCTCCCGGACCGAGACGGGGTGCTGGTGCGGGTCGTGGAGCCGGGCGGCCCGGCGGCCGAGGCCGGAGTCCGCGCCGGCGACCTGATCGTGAGCGCGGGCGGCGCCCCTGTCGCCCGGGTGGACGACCTGCACGCCGCCCTCGACGCCCTGCCCACTGGCCAGCCGTTGGCCCTGGGCCTGGTCCGCGGCGCCGACGAACTGTCGGTCACCGTCTCCTGGCCCGAGTAG